Proteins from one Cicer arietinum cultivar CDC Frontier isolate Library 1 chromosome 3, Cicar.CDCFrontier_v2.0, whole genome shotgun sequence genomic window:
- the LOC140919786 gene encoding protein FAR-RED ELONGATED HYPOCOTYL 3-like: MDSTYKTCRYQMPLLEIIGVTSTEMTFCVGFAYLQSERVDNFTWALQMVKEQITSGEVEVIVTDRDLVLMNAVENVFPKAVNLLCLFHICKNVKAKCKMTVFPKKKQVQIIKAWEALIYSYNEAQYYMKLAIFEGICSRCSIFYDYVHEQWLIPHKESFVEAWTNRVMHFGNTTTQRVESAHWSLKRILQDSIGDICSGGPHQHGPFQVGPHLLAPVLLAPILLVASIIFVVHAIQAEDGEPSPCISGWSKLRELSSRPHT; encoded by the exons atgGATAGCACTTACAAGACCTGTAGATATCAAATGCCATTACTTGAGATTATTGGTGTTACATCTACtgaaatgacattttgtgtGGGATTTGCATATCTACAGTCTGAGCGTGTTGATAACTTCACATGGGCACTACAAATGGTGAAAGAACAGATTACAAGTGGTGAAGTTGAAGTCATCGTTACTGATAGAGACCTTGTTTTGATGAACGCGGTTGAAAATGTTTTTCCAAAAGCAGTGAATTTATTATGCTTGTTTCATATATGCAAGAATGTCAAAGCCAAGTGCAAGATGACTGTGTTTCCAAAAAAGAAGCAAGTGCAAATAATAAAGGCATGGGAGGCTCTTATTTACAGTTATAATGAGGCTCAGTACTACATGAAGTTGGCTATCTTTGAAGGAATTTGTAGTAGgtgttctattttttatgattatgtacACGAGCAATGGTTAATTCCTCACAAGGAAAGTTTTGTTGAGGCGTGGACAAATAGAGTTATGCACTTTGGGAACACCACAACACAAAGGGTTGAGTCGGCGCATTGGAGTTTGAAAAGGATATTACAAGATAGTATTGGTGATATATGCAGT GGGGGGCCTCATCAGCATGGACCTTTTCAGGTTGGGCCTCATCTGCTTGCCCCTGTTCTGCTTGCGCCTATTCTACTTGTTGCCTCTATAATCTTCGTTGTTCACGCAATTCAAGCTGAAGACGGTGAGCCCAGCCCGTGCATAAGCGGTTGGTCTAAactacgtgaactgagttcacgtccACATACGTGA